In Excalfactoria chinensis isolate bCotChi1 chromosome 5, bCotChi1.hap2, whole genome shotgun sequence, a single genomic region encodes these proteins:
- the JDP2 gene encoding jun dimerization protein 2 isoform X1, with amino-acid sequence MMPGQIPDPSLTAGALPGLGPLTGLPGTTLTAEELKYADIRNIGAMISPLHFLEVKLGKRPQPVKSELDEEEERRKRRREKNKVAAARCRNKKKERTEFLQRESERLELMNAELKAQIEELKQERQQLILMLNRHRPTCIVRTDSVKTPESEANPLLEQLEKK; translated from the exons ATGATGCCCGGGCAGATTCCCGACCCGTCCCTGACGGCCGGTGCACTGCCAGGGCTCGGCCCCTTGACAGGACTGCCTGGCACCACCCTGACAGCCGAGGAGCTGAAATACGCCGACATCCGCAACATTGGGGCCATGATCTCACCACTCCACTTCCTGGAGGTGAAGCTCGGGAAGAGACCCCAGCCTGTGAAAAGCGAG CTtgatgaggaagaggaaaggaggaaaaggcgccgggagaaaaacaaagtggCAGCAGCGCGATGTCGTAACAAGAAGAAGGAGAGGACGGAGTTCCTGCAGCGG GAGTCTGAGCGCCTGGAGCTCATGAACGCTGAACTGAAGGCCCAGATAGAAGAGCTGAAACaagagaggcagcagctgaTCCTGATGCTGAACCGGCACCGTCCCACCTGCATCGTACGGACAGACAGCGTCAAGACGCCCGAGAGTGAAGCCAACccgctgctggagcagctggagaagaaGTGA